A window of Brevibacterium ihuae contains these coding sequences:
- a CDS encoding MBL fold metallo-hydrolase produces MPQHPAARRSTLYPNLLLGVACLFVLAAAVVFAGISGSAVLRAASIWAVALVSYAAGLLLHGLAPRLRPVGIALTGLGLALVPIAGGLLGGFSLTSPSLAWFIASFVGVLCYGFAAFRLRSRIVTWFGLLFVLSLVMSAVALTPAPTVWYFCALVVAATVFAVGARLLTGRVDRSFVLPHLLLGEVVAPVAVFAALFVRPFPSAWAWAALFTVLGIHYVVGAWLLGARVRGPAARLALAAAALCATGALVRTLWPDQPESTRWAAIALCALVLACVFYGETLLHRTRSATTWLVFGVASALGFIGTVVSPVVLESPAARVLAGGFIALDLVLVVLLVVIALRFDSPLARAGAVAFGVTLGPWVAAALGIEASPSAARSAAYLILVVTLILVLAADSAGAVWITSRRGRRLRNLRRTAPVMSAVTSGALLAPAAGAPDLGHPMIAFVGYLLVLLTLCAAAWAVRSALLLTGAIPLAVAVALSLAGSYATPEARTPAPAVFELTRAGLFVALLAGVAIAELLLLRAGRRWRARYAGIMALVLGAVVGLDAVVPVFPPIESDLGTGAIALGAAVFLALLYVAYEVCLRLHPAASAHSAPGPAAPSAPVAPVASGRSAYSVPRPAVPGSVGPGPAVSSSAAPGSPVPGPGGYAVTRPPTSPPTGAPDLARPGRRRPSPTLAVIALWAGLGALMLLALRRATIAPEIFAVVTALVVIALSVHAAWVHRSSWILLPAAAATAVLVGRLTGLLLDDGALRTVLSAWIVWALWYACYWVLSSRRVPALAPLAVAFAAAVVAIAATPFLDVDVPWLHSVTQLAAGISVTIPALMLALLTARLADPTARRVVPEIASYIGAVGLMIALYGVVSTALVVNLHILVAAAWLWAWLADRRGDAPAGGLIRRSVSAAAITVAGVVAALVDGGWYTVLFLVDHVALLVYGAVRSRPWALWWGLGASVAAIVWFLRDLVWLALIVLALVLIGVVVWLLLRKPAAGGPGQNDGTRPNGAGPGVSGVGRGPAPGFGAAPGYDTAPGRVPGGGAPGFAPRDGGPVGGMPGRDPYRSVPPAGNPFAPGSPGPVGGPVQPGTPESVGRRVPPASPSPGPAVPPMPAPPRTVPGASAPVRPGQGHPFAPPAGRNFGYHRSTVTPGCDPGPPRPRTPPGLLRQTPAADRRRHLGTGVGMAEIYVFTSDPVQLNAYLVVGSDRALVIDTGAGPHQGAAILSAFRALTDLPLTVVNTHDHWDHFFGNATFAAAGVTEFLGSPGFVRDHAASAWIQLEAVPLSHEPDLPTPDRLLVSVSEVRTGDRVDLGGCTATFLALGGHTESDLVVLCEDIALVGDLVEEGAPPQFGDDALPARWADALETLLAQRGITVFAPGHGHPVDRAFVSAQLGDVAAVAETDSSAEVPTRTADPFPWVPGEFPTGVRRLR; encoded by the coding sequence ATGCCGCAACACCCGGCCGCCCGACGGAGCACGCTCTACCCGAATCTCCTCCTCGGGGTCGCCTGCCTGTTCGTTCTCGCGGCAGCCGTCGTCTTCGCCGGGATCAGCGGTTCGGCGGTGCTGCGCGCCGCGAGCATCTGGGCGGTCGCGCTGGTCTCCTACGCAGCCGGCCTCCTGCTCCACGGCCTCGCCCCCCGGCTGCGCCCGGTGGGGATCGCCCTCACGGGGCTCGGCCTCGCGCTCGTCCCGATAGCCGGCGGGCTCCTCGGCGGCTTCTCGCTCACCAGCCCCTCGCTCGCGTGGTTCATCGCCTCGTTCGTCGGCGTGCTCTGCTACGGGTTCGCGGCGTTCCGGCTCCGCTCGCGGATCGTCACCTGGTTCGGCCTGCTCTTCGTCCTGTCGCTCGTGATGTCGGCGGTGGCGCTCACCCCGGCACCCACCGTCTGGTACTTCTGCGCGCTCGTCGTGGCGGCGACCGTGTTCGCCGTCGGCGCCCGCCTCCTCACCGGCCGGGTCGACCGGTCCTTCGTCCTCCCCCACCTCCTGCTCGGCGAGGTCGTCGCGCCCGTGGCCGTGTTCGCCGCGCTGTTCGTCAGGCCCTTCCCGAGCGCGTGGGCGTGGGCCGCCCTGTTCACCGTGCTCGGAATCCACTACGTCGTCGGCGCATGGCTCCTGGGCGCTCGGGTGCGCGGTCCGGCGGCCCGGCTGGCGCTGGCGGCAGCGGCGCTCTGCGCGACCGGCGCTCTCGTGCGGACCCTCTGGCCGGACCAGCCGGAGAGCACCCGGTGGGCTGCGATCGCCCTGTGCGCACTCGTGCTCGCCTGCGTCTTCTACGGCGAGACCCTGCTGCACCGCACCCGCTCGGCGACCACGTGGCTCGTGTTCGGGGTTGCCTCCGCACTCGGGTTCATCGGGACGGTGGTCTCCCCCGTCGTGCTCGAGTCCCCGGCCGCCCGCGTGCTCGCCGGCGGCTTCATCGCGCTCGACCTCGTCCTCGTCGTCCTCCTCGTCGTCATCGCACTGCGGTTCGACTCCCCGCTCGCCCGGGCCGGGGCGGTGGCGTTCGGAGTCACCCTGGGCCCGTGGGTCGCGGCCGCCCTCGGCATCGAGGCGTCGCCCTCGGCGGCTCGCAGCGCGGCCTACCTCATCCTCGTAGTCACCCTCATCCTCGTGCTCGCCGCGGATTCGGCCGGAGCGGTGTGGATCACCTCGCGGCGCGGCAGGCGGCTTCGGAACCTCCGGCGGACCGCTCCGGTGATGTCGGCGGTGACGAGCGGCGCTCTCCTCGCCCCCGCCGCCGGTGCACCCGACCTCGGTCACCCGATGATCGCGTTCGTGGGCTATCTCCTCGTCCTCCTCACCCTGTGCGCCGCAGCCTGGGCGGTGCGGTCGGCGCTCCTCCTCACCGGGGCGATCCCGCTCGCCGTGGCCGTCGCGCTGTCCCTCGCCGGCTCGTACGCGACCCCGGAGGCGCGGACACCGGCACCCGCGGTCTTCGAGCTCACCCGGGCCGGCCTCTTCGTCGCGCTCCTCGCCGGGGTCGCGATCGCGGAGCTCCTGCTGCTGCGCGCCGGGCGACGGTGGCGGGCCCGGTACGCCGGCATCATGGCGTTGGTGCTCGGCGCCGTCGTCGGCCTCGACGCCGTGGTTCCGGTGTTCCCGCCGATCGAGTCCGACCTCGGCACAGGCGCCATCGCGCTCGGGGCGGCGGTCTTCCTCGCCCTTCTCTACGTCGCCTACGAAGTCTGTCTCCGGCTGCATCCCGCCGCATCCGCCCACTCAGCTCCCGGGCCCGCGGCGCCCTCGGCTCCGGTGGCTCCCGTGGCGTCCGGCCGGTCCGCGTACTCGGTTCCCCGACCGGCTGTTCCCGGATCGGTTGGTCCCGGACCGGCTGTTTCCAGCTCGGCTGCTCCTGGATCACCGGTTCCCGGCCCGGGCGGATACGCCGTGACCCGACCGCCGACCAGCCCTCCGACGGGCGCACCCGACCTCGCTCGCCCGGGCCGCCGGCGGCCGTCACCCACCCTCGCGGTCATCGCACTGTGGGCGGGCCTCGGAGCGCTCATGCTGCTCGCCCTCCGCCGAGCGACGATCGCACCGGAGATCTTCGCGGTCGTCACCGCCCTCGTCGTCATCGCGCTGAGCGTGCACGCGGCCTGGGTGCACCGGTCTTCGTGGATCCTCCTGCCGGCAGCCGCCGCCACTGCGGTCCTCGTCGGCAGGCTCACCGGCCTCCTCCTCGACGACGGGGCGCTGCGCACGGTGCTGTCGGCCTGGATCGTCTGGGCGCTGTGGTACGCGTGCTACTGGGTCCTCAGCAGCCGCCGAGTGCCGGCGCTCGCACCGCTGGCGGTGGCCTTCGCGGCCGCGGTGGTCGCGATCGCCGCCACCCCATTCCTCGATGTGGACGTCCCCTGGCTCCACTCCGTCACGCAGCTCGCGGCGGGGATCTCGGTGACGATCCCCGCGCTCATGCTCGCCCTCCTCACCGCCCGCCTCGCCGACCCCACCGCGCGGCGGGTCGTGCCGGAGATCGCCTCGTACATCGGCGCCGTCGGCCTGATGATCGCGCTCTACGGCGTGGTGTCGACGGCGCTCGTCGTCAACCTCCACATCCTCGTCGCGGCGGCCTGGCTGTGGGCATGGCTCGCCGACCGCCGCGGAGACGCCCCCGCCGGCGGGCTCATCCGCCGGTCCGTGTCCGCCGCCGCCATCACCGTCGCCGGGGTGGTCGCGGCTCTCGTCGACGGAGGCTGGTACACCGTGCTCTTCCTCGTCGACCATGTGGCCCTCCTCGTCTACGGCGCAGTGCGCTCCCGACCATGGGCGCTGTGGTGGGGGCTCGGCGCCTCCGTCGCGGCGATCGTGTGGTTTCTCCGCGATCTCGTCTGGCTCGCGCTCATCGTCCTCGCACTCGTCCTCATCGGCGTCGTGGTCTGGTTGCTGCTGCGGAAGCCGGCGGCCGGCGGGCCCGGACAGAACGACGGGACCAGGCCGAACGGTGCCGGTCCCGGGGTGAGCGGTGTCGGCCGAGGGCCGGCTCCGGGATTCGGCGCTGCGCCGGGATACGACACTGCACCGGGCCGGGTGCCCGGGGGCGGGGCGCCCGGGTTCGCTCCGCGCGACGGCGGGCCGGTCGGCGGGATGCCGGGCCGCGACCCGTACCGCTCCGTGCCGCCGGCCGGGAACCCGTTCGCACCCGGGTCTCCGGGTCCGGTCGGCGGCCCGGTCCAACCCGGAACCCCGGAATCGGTCGGTCGTCGGGTCCCACCCGCGTCGCCGTCTCCAGGTCCCGCGGTTCCCCCGATGCCCGCGCCTCCGCGCACTGTTCCCGGGGCCTCGGCTCCGGTCCGTCCGGGTCAGGGACACCCGTTCGCTCCGCCCGCCGGCCGAAACTTCGGATACCACCGGAGCACCGTGACCCCGGGATGCGACCCGGGGCCGCCCCGACCCCGGACGCCACCCGGCCTCCTGCGACAGACCCCGGCAGCGGACCGCCGCAGGCACCTCGGCACGGGGGTGGGAATGGCTGAGATCTACGTCTTCACCTCGGACCCGGTGCAGCTCAACGCCTACCTCGTCGTCGGATCCGACCGTGCCCTCGTCATCGACACCGGAGCCGGCCCCCACCAGGGCGCGGCGATCCTCTCCGCCTTCCGCGCCCTCACGGACCTCCCCCTCACCGTGGTCAACACCCATGACCACTGGGACCACTTCTTCGGCAATGCGACGTTCGCCGCCGCGGGCGTCACCGAGTTCCTCGGTTCACCGGGATTCGTCCGCGATCATGCGGCCTCGGCCTGGATCCAGCTCGAGGCGGTCCCGCTCTCCCACGAACCCGACCTCCCCACCCCCGACCGCCTGCTCGTCTCCGTGAGCGAGGTGCGCACGGGGGATCGCGTGGACCTCGGCGGCTGCACGGCGACATTCCTCGCACTCGGCGGGCACACCGAATCCGATCTCGTCGTCCTGTGCGAGGACATCGCGCTCGTCGGCGATCTCGTCGAGGAGGGCGCCCCTCCGCAGTTCGGAGACGACGCGCTGCCCGCCCGCTGGGCCGATGCGCTCGAGACCCTGCTCGCACAGCGCGGGATCACGGTCTTCGCTCCTGGGCACGGGCATCCGGTCGATCGCGCGTTCGTCTCCGCGCAGCTCGGGGACGTGGCCGCGGTCGCCGAGACCGACTCCTCCGCCGAGGTGCCCACCCGCACCGCGGACCCGTTCCCCTGGGTGCCCGGCGAGTTCCCGACCGGGGTGCGCCGACTCCGCTGA
- the rplL gene encoding 50S ribosomal protein L7/L12 has product MAKLTPEELIEAFKELSLIELSDFVKQFEETFEVEAAAPVAAAAAPAAGGAGGEAAAEEKDEFDVILESGGEKKVPVIKEVRGLTSLGLKEAKELVDGAPKAVLEGVNKETAEKAKEALEAAGATVSLK; this is encoded by the coding sequence ATGGCTAAGCTCACCCCCGAAGAGCTCATCGAAGCGTTCAAAGAGCTCTCCCTGATCGAACTCTCCGACTTCGTCAAGCAGTTCGAAGAGACCTTCGAGGTCGAGGCTGCCGCTCCGGTCGCCGCTGCCGCTGCCCCGGCCGCCGGCGGTGCCGGTGGCGAGGCCGCCGCCGAGGAGAAGGATGAGTTCGACGTCATCCTCGAGTCCGGCGGCGAGAAGAAGGTCCCGGTCATCAAGGAGGTCCGCGGACTGACCTCGCTCGGTCTCAAGGAGGCCAAGGAACTCGTCGACGGCGCGCCCAAGGCCGTCCTCGAGGGCGTCAACAAGGAGACCGCGGAGAAGGCCAAGGAGGCCCTCGAGGCCGCTGGCGCCACCGTCTCCCTCAAGTGA
- the rplJ gene encoding 50S ribosomal protein L10 codes for MARPDKAAAVAELKQLLENSPAAVLTEYRGLTVAQMKDLRVALGETASYAVVKNTLTAIAAKEAGIEAFDGLLNGPSAIAFVNGEPSEAAKALRDFAKANPQLVIKAGYLEGKPLTAEDITKLADLESREVLLAKAAGAMKGSLYKAAYMFTAPLVKTVRTVDALREKNAGSESAPAEDA; via the coding sequence ATGGCGAGGCCTGACAAGGCAGCGGCAGTTGCGGAGCTCAAGCAGTTGCTCGAGAACTCCCCGGCTGCAGTGCTGACCGAGTACCGCGGTCTCACCGTCGCGCAGATGAAAGACCTGCGCGTTGCACTCGGTGAGACGGCAAGCTACGCCGTGGTAAAGAATACGCTCACCGCTATCGCTGCCAAGGAAGCCGGCATCGAGGCATTCGACGGACTCCTCAACGGACCCTCCGCCATTGCCTTCGTCAACGGCGAACCCTCCGAGGCCGCGAAGGCGCTGCGTGACTTTGCCAAGGCGAATCCGCAGCTGGTCATCAAGGCGGGCTACCTCGAGGGGAAGCCGCTGACCGCTGAGGACATCACGAAACTCGCCGACCTCGAATCCCGCGAGGTGCTGCTTGCGAAGGCAGCCGGTGCCATGAAGGGAAGCCTGTACAAGGCCGCCTACATGTTCACCGCCCCGCTGGTCAAGACCGTCCGGACCGTCGACGCTCTTCGCGAGAAGAACGCCGGATCCGAGTCGGCTCCTGCCGAGGACGCCTGA
- a CDS encoding DedA family protein, translated as MDEIGAWVAEFAGTLLVYPIAALVNALAAIIPPVPSTALFVGLGALNATSGEPSFLGLVLAMIAGSLVGDLALFAVASRFDFRAWPMLSSARAQRRLDRIDARLESESIQVLAVSRFIPLGRTAVSLLAGSGRMSVRDFVGALSAASVLWAVYSVGFGWLTARWIPVPTIVAVVIAIVLSVVLGFVISRLGDWWIERRS; from the coding sequence GTGGACGAGATCGGGGCGTGGGTGGCGGAGTTCGCCGGAACGCTCCTCGTCTACCCCATCGCCGCTCTCGTCAACGCACTCGCCGCGATCATCCCGCCGGTGCCCTCGACAGCCCTCTTCGTGGGGCTCGGCGCGCTCAATGCGACGAGCGGCGAACCGTCCTTCCTCGGGCTCGTGCTCGCGATGATCGCGGGGTCGCTCGTCGGCGATCTCGCGCTCTTCGCGGTCGCCTCCCGCTTCGACTTCCGGGCGTGGCCGATGCTGTCCTCCGCCCGCGCGCAGCGGCGGCTCGACCGGATCGACGCGCGACTCGAATCGGAGTCGATCCAGGTCCTCGCCGTCTCCCGCTTCATCCCCCTCGGCCGGACCGCGGTGTCCCTGCTCGCCGGCTCCGGCAGGATGTCGGTGCGCGACTTCGTCGGTGCGCTGTCAGCGGCCTCGGTGCTCTGGGCGGTCTACTCCGTGGGCTTCGGCTGGCTCACCGCCCGTTGGATCCCGGTGCCGACGATCGTCGCGGTCGTCATCGCGATCGTGCTGTCAGTCGTCCTCGGGTTCGTGATCTCGCGCCTGGGCGACTGGTGGATCGAGCGGCGGTCTTAG
- the rplA gene encoding 50S ribosomal protein L1, translating into MAQRSKAYRAAAEKIATDTHYDPAQAIALAKDTSVSKFDATVEVAFRLGVDPRKADQMVRGTVNLPHGTGKTATVLVFAAGDRAEAAREAGADFVGSDDLLEKVAGGFTGFDAAVATPDMMGKVGRLGKVLGPRGLMPNPKTGTVTMDVAKAVQDIKGGKIEFRVDKHSNLHFIIGKASFDQDKLQENFDAALEEVLRLKPSSSKGRYISKATISTTNGPGVPVDTNALRG; encoded by the coding sequence ATGGCACAGCGCTCGAAGGCCTACAGGGCCGCCGCCGAGAAGATCGCGACAGACACGCACTACGACCCGGCTCAGGCGATCGCCCTGGCCAAGGACACCTCGGTGTCGAAGTTCGACGCGACCGTCGAGGTCGCCTTCCGCCTGGGCGTCGACCCGCGCAAGGCGGACCAGATGGTGCGCGGCACCGTCAACCTCCCGCACGGCACCGGCAAGACCGCCACGGTCCTGGTGTTCGCCGCCGGCGACCGTGCGGAGGCCGCCCGTGAAGCAGGTGCCGATTTCGTCGGCTCCGATGACCTGCTCGAGAAGGTGGCCGGCGGTTTCACCGGCTTCGACGCCGCAGTCGCCACCCCGGACATGATGGGCAAGGTCGGTCGCCTCGGTAAGGTGCTCGGTCCCCGCGGCCTCATGCCGAACCCCAAGACCGGCACGGTGACCATGGATGTCGCCAAGGCGGTCCAGGACATCAAGGGCGGAAAGATCGAGTTCCGCGTGGACAAGCACTCGAACCTCCACTTCATCATCGGCAAGGCGTCGTTCGACCAGGACAAGCTCCAGGAGAACTTCGACGCGGCGCTCGAAGAGGTGCTCCGTCTCAAGCCGTCCTCGTCCAAGGGTCGCTACATCTCGAAGGCCACCATCTCGACCACCAACGGTCCGGGTGTGCCCGTCGACACCAACGCGCTGCGCGGCTGA
- the rplK gene encoding 50S ribosomal protein L11, with protein sequence MPPKKKVTGLIKLQIQAGAANPAPPIGPALGQHGVNIMEFCKAYNAATENQRGNVVPVEITVYEDRSFTFITKTPPAAELIKKAAGVKSGSATPHTDKVAHLTVDQVREIAETKMPDLNANDIETASKIIAGTARSMGITTDVKL encoded by the coding sequence ATGCCTCCCAAGAAGAAGGTCACCGGTCTGATCAAGCTCCAGATCCAGGCAGGTGCCGCGAACCCGGCGCCTCCGATCGGCCCGGCGCTTGGTCAGCACGGCGTCAACATCATGGAGTTCTGCAAGGCCTACAACGCCGCGACGGAGAACCAGCGCGGCAACGTGGTCCCGGTGGAGATCACCGTGTACGAGGATCGCTCGTTCACCTTCATCACCAAGACCCCGCCGGCCGCAGAGCTCATCAAGAAGGCTGCGGGCGTGAAGTCCGGCTCGGCCACCCCGCACACCGACAAGGTCGCACACCTCACCGTCGACCAGGTGCGCGAGATCGCCGAGACGAAGATGCCCGACCTCAACGCCAACGACATCGAGACCGCATCGAAGATCATCGCGGGCACCGCTCGCTCGATGGGCATCACCACCGACGTCAAGCTCTGA
- the nusG gene encoding transcription termination/antitermination protein NusG yields the protein MPPTDSQGELVSDNTPETENVEAVEETTAVEEQTAAVETEQQSADSADASAEVDGADSSADAAAGTGSDDAEAAAAPAADDAEQSAGPAADEVDPAEEFKAELRMKEGDWYVIHSYAGYENRVKANLENRIVSLDMEEHIFEIQVPMEDVVEIKNGQRKQIRRVRIPGYVLVRMDLTDESWGVVRHTPGVTGFVGNAYDPVPLRLDEVFSMLAPVFEEQQAKAAAESGAAGSAQPGAPISVEFEVGESVMVKEGSFEGHPATVQEIRPESQKLTVLLSIFERDVPVELGFEQVSKI from the coding sequence ATGCCACCCACTGATTCACAAGGAGAACTGGTGTCGGACAACACCCCGGAAACCGAGAACGTCGAAGCCGTCGAGGAGACGACTGCAGTCGAGGAGCAGACCGCCGCGGTCGAGACCGAGCAGCAGTCGGCTGACTCCGCCGACGCCTCGGCCGAGGTCGACGGCGCCGACTCCTCCGCAGACGCCGCCGCGGGCACCGGTTCCGACGATGCCGAGGCCGCTGCCGCGCCTGCCGCCGACGACGCCGAGCAGTCCGCCGGTCCCGCCGCGGACGAGGTCGACCCGGCCGAGGAGTTCAAGGCCGAGCTCCGGATGAAGGAGGGTGACTGGTACGTCATCCACTCCTACGCCGGCTACGAGAACCGGGTGAAGGCGAACCTCGAGAACCGGATCGTGAGCCTCGACATGGAGGAGCACATCTTCGAGATCCAGGTCCCGATGGAGGACGTCGTCGAGATCAAGAACGGCCAGCGCAAGCAGATCCGCCGCGTGCGGATCCCCGGCTACGTGCTCGTGCGCATGGACCTCACCGACGAGAGCTGGGGCGTGGTGCGCCACACCCCGGGCGTCACCGGATTCGTCGGCAACGCCTACGATCCCGTCCCGCTGCGCCTCGACGAGGTGTTCTCGATGCTCGCTCCGGTGTTCGAGGAGCAGCAGGCGAAGGCTGCAGCCGAGTCCGGCGCGGCCGGCTCCGCGCAGCCCGGCGCCCCGATCTCGGTCGAGTTCGAGGTCGGCGAATCGGTCATGGTCAAGGAGGGCTCGTTCGAAGGCCACCCGGCGACCGTGCAGGAGATCCGCCCCGAGTCGCAGAAGCTCACCGTGCTGCTCTCGATCTTCGAGCGCGACGTTCCCGTCGAGCTCGGCTTCGAGCAGGTCTCGAAGATCTGA
- the secE gene encoding preprotein translocase subunit SecE, translating into MADTPAKTSGARRERETEQKKRGLLGGILQFFREVVAELKKVVTPTRKELINYTLVVLAFVIVMMLLVTVLDFIFGRLAGFVFGGTPLWPLW; encoded by the coding sequence GTGGCAGACACACCTGCGAAGACCTCCGGTGCCCGGCGGGAGCGCGAGACCGAGCAGAAGAAGCGCGGACTCCTCGGCGGAATCCTGCAGTTCTTCCGCGAAGTCGTGGCCGAGCTCAAGAAGGTCGTCACGCCCACCCGCAAGGAGCTCATCAACTACACGCTCGTCGTGCTCGCCTTCGTCATCGTGATGATGCTGCTCGTCACCGTACTGGACTTCATCTTCGGCAGGCTCGCCGGGTTCGTCTTCGGGGGGACCCCGCTCTGGCCGCTCTGGTGA
- a CDS encoding metallophosphoesterase family protein, which produces MNPLLSRTPTAEPEVRTGPRPGTRAGEDGLLARVLFRVLPAVGVVLACLLLVAPWAALTARTEANFGPHVADYSITTDTTVTIDLGALGSVRMPATDILPFGLGVLIEVGEIPAESALGGTALDAVGEDVAAYATFFASPEAQFDIVARGLLIDALFRAVGAGLGLAALIGVVVVLRGPPDRSTPRSRRRLTVGLVSGTALACLLGVLLVPIQRPRPIEPNPGFAGTPLAGAEVTGRLSGVIDEAAGLVSGFIEDNDAFYDAATTALDTAWEDRPFEARWSSAAALVPPPDPRTGGHAGEVVTAVFGSDLHCNVGMARIVGEVAERTGADLYLDGGDITMTGTPAENYCVDALSHQLPDGLPRVFVKGNHDSLDTARHAADTGWTVLDNGVVEVAGLRIHGGADPRRTVFGSPAPVLETGETAQEFADRMADEACEADAAVTLIHDPRHALPALESGCARFALSGHWHRRVGPEPYAQGSRYVGSTTGGALADALTPGPLKMPAELTVLRFDADTGSPLDLQVVTVGMDAQVSFAPWQPVPPPGPWAAPEE; this is translated from the coding sequence ATGAACCCCCTCCTCAGCCGGACGCCGACGGCGGAGCCCGAGGTCCGGACCGGACCCCGCCCCGGCACCCGGGCGGGGGAGGACGGCCTTCTCGCGCGGGTGCTGTTCCGCGTGCTCCCGGCCGTCGGCGTCGTCCTCGCGTGCCTGCTCCTCGTCGCCCCGTGGGCCGCGCTCACGGCCCGCACCGAGGCGAACTTCGGCCCCCATGTCGCCGACTACTCGATCACCACCGACACCACCGTGACGATCGACCTCGGCGCGCTCGGAAGCGTGCGGATGCCAGCGACGGACATCCTGCCGTTCGGCCTCGGGGTGCTCATCGAGGTCGGCGAGATCCCCGCGGAGTCAGCACTCGGCGGGACCGCCCTCGACGCCGTGGGCGAGGACGTGGCCGCCTATGCGACCTTCTTCGCCTCGCCCGAGGCGCAGTTCGACATCGTCGCCCGCGGCCTGCTCATCGACGCGCTGTTCCGGGCCGTGGGTGCCGGGCTCGGCCTTGCGGCGCTCATCGGGGTCGTCGTCGTGCTGCGCGGTCCGCCAGACCGGAGCACGCCCCGCTCCCGCCGGCGTCTCACCGTCGGCCTCGTGTCCGGTACCGCGCTCGCCTGTCTCCTCGGAGTCCTCCTCGTCCCGATCCAGCGACCGCGGCCCATCGAACCGAACCCCGGGTTCGCGGGCACCCCGCTCGCCGGCGCCGAGGTGACCGGACGGCTGTCCGGGGTGATCGACGAGGCCGCCGGCCTCGTGTCCGGCTTCATCGAGGACAACGACGCGTTCTACGACGCAGCGACGACCGCGCTCGACACCGCGTGGGAGGACCGGCCCTTCGAGGCCCGCTGGTCCTCGGCCGCCGCCCTAGTCCCGCCGCCCGATCCGCGCACCGGGGGCCACGCCGGTGAGGTCGTCACCGCAGTGTTCGGATCCGATCTCCACTGCAACGTCGGCATGGCCCGGATCGTCGGGGAGGTGGCCGAGCGCACGGGGGCCGACCTCTACCTCGACGGCGGCGACATCACGATGACCGGCACCCCGGCGGAGAACTACTGCGTCGACGCGCTCTCCCATCAGCTCCCCGACGGGCTTCCCCGGGTGTTCGTCAAGGGCAACCACGACTCCCTCGACACCGCTCGGCACGCCGCGGACACCGGGTGGACGGTGCTCGACAACGGCGTCGTCGAGGTCGCCGGGCTCCGGATCCACGGCGGGGCGGATCCGCGCCGGACGGTGTTCGGGTCCCCGGCGCCGGTGCTCGAGACCGGCGAGACCGCCCAGGAGTTCGCTGACAGGATGGCGGACGAGGCGTGCGAGGCCGATGCCGCGGTCACCCTCATCCACGATCCGCGCCACGCCCTGCCGGCGCTCGAATCCGGCTGCGCGCGGTTCGCGCTGAGCGGGCACTGGCACCGGCGGGTCGGGCCGGAGCCCTACGCCCAGGGCTCCCGGTACGTCGGCTCGACGACCGGCGGCGCTCTCGCCGACGCCCTCACCCCGGGTCCGCTCAAGATGCCCGCCGAGCTCACCGTGCTGCGCTTCGACGCCGACACCGGTTCGCCCCTCGACCTTCAGGTGGTGACCGTCGGGATGGATGCCCAGGTGTCCTTCGCTCCGTGGCAGCCGGTACCCCCGCCCGGGCCGTGGGCGGCGCCCGAGGAGTAG